A section of the Triticum dicoccoides isolate Atlit2015 ecotype Zavitan chromosome 7A, WEW_v2.0, whole genome shotgun sequence genome encodes:
- the LOC119333933 gene encoding TD and POZ domain-containing protein 1-like, protein MKPVASLVADPPQLVSDLIDHTRAAWREDLLRQVFIPIDVEAILQIPLCTRRVDDFWAWNDDPRGRFSVRSAYKMIVKIKIGREAWLEEREDPSNSEHEMRGWNSLWNIGIILVLNVLAEYPVIESAAKMSTHMILLDKTGSPAPSARTVGFNSAPIPAFTEKGAAYILLVERDDLMANCVVDDYFEVLCSTDISWEKNWTPPASPPGLGHDLTIMLGKQDLTDVSIDVGRESFSAHRLVLATRSPVIRAQLYGPMAESKMTSITIQDMEASTFRSLLHYMYHGSLPHAGKNDGSRHVDRRLLVAADLASTIAQYQHLLVAADRYGMEELKMICEDKLCSNGIIIDSVVSMLELAEDHVCPKLKARCFDFLGDGDNFKMVATSGEYLHLMQSFLTLLVEAREYITT, encoded by the exons ATGAAGCCGGTGGCCTCCTTAGTTGCTGACCCACCGCAACTGGTTTCTGATCTGATCGACCACACTAGAGCTGCGTGGCGAGAGGACTTGCTTAGACAGGTGTTCATACCCATTGATGTGGAGGCGATCTTGCAAATACCGCTCTGTACACGGCGTGTGGATGATTTCTGGGCATGGAATGATGATCCAAGGGGGCGTTTTTCTGTACGATCAGCTTATAAGATGATTGTCAAGATCAAGATTGGgcgcgaggcatggctggaggaaagggagGATCCTTCCAACTCTGAACATGAGATGAGGGGGTGGAACTCGCTATGGAACAT CGGCATCATCCTGGTTCTCAATGTGTTGGCTGAGTACCCCGTCATAGAAAGCGCTGCCAAGATGTCCACGCACATGATTTTACTCGACAAAACCGGTTCACCGGCGCCTTCCGCACGGACAGTGGGATTCAACAGCGCGCCTATCCCCGCGTTCACGGAAAAAGGAGCTGCTTACATCCTGCTGGTAGAGAGGGATGATCTCATGGCCAACTGTGTGGTGGATGACTACTTCGAGGTGCTGTGCTCCACTGACATCAGCTGGGAGAAAAACTGGACACCTCCGGCTTCACCGCCGGGTCTGGGTCATGATCTGACCATCATGCTTGGTAAACAAGACCTCACCGATGTTTCCATTGACGTCGGCCGGGAGAGCTTCAGCGCACATCGCTTGGTGCTCGCGACCCGATCGCCCGTCATAAGAGCGCAGCTCTATGGCCCAATGGCCGAAAGCAAGATGACTTCGATCACCATCCAAGACATGGAGGCCTCCACCTTCCGAtctttgctccattatatgtatcatgGTTCGCTACCCCATGCTGGCAAAAATGATGGTAGTCGCCATGTTGATAGGCGTCTGCTTGTAGCCGCTGATTTGGCGTCCACCATAGCACAGTACCAGCATCTGCTTGTAGCCGCTGATAGGTATGGGATGGAGGAGCTGAAGATGATATGTGAGGACAAGCTATGCAGCAACGGTATCATCATAGACAGTGTGGTCTCAATGTTGGAGCTCGCGGAGGACCATGTCTGCCCCAAACTCAAAGCTCGGTGCTTTGATTTCCTCGGTGATGGTGACAATTTCAAGATGGTCGCGACGTCTGGTGAGTACCTCCATTTGATGCAGAGTTTCCTGACCCTCTTGGTCGAAGCGCGGGAGTATATAACAACCTAA